The Nocardioides sp. cx-173 genome segment CGCTGCCCCCGTCCCGGGCGCTGCGCAGGAGCTTGTACATCAGGTCGGTGCCGATGTTGCCCGGCCCGACGATCGCGGCGGTGCGCTTGGTCATGCTCACTCCTCGAACTGCACGCTGAGCGGCGCGAAGCCGCTGATGGTCGCCACGACCCGGTCCCCCGGGGCGAACGGCACGAACGGGCCCAGGGCCCCGGACAGGATCAGGTGGCCCGCCCGCAGCGGGTCGCCGAAGCGGTACGCCTGCACGGCGAGCCAGCGCAGCGCCTCCAGGGGGTCGCCCAGGCAGGCCGCGCCGGTGCCGGAGGAGCGCTCCTCCTCGTTGATGCTCAGCGACATCGCGACCTCGCGGGGCTCGATCTCCTCGAGGCTGCGCCCGTCGCGGCCCACCACGAACAGGCCGCTGGAGGCGTTGTCGGCGACGGTGTCGGTGAAGCCGATGTCCCAGTCGGCGATCCGCGAGTCGACGATCTCCAGCGCGGGCAGCGCGACCCCCACGGCCGCGCGCACGAGGTCGAGGGTGATCTCGTCCTCGTGCTCGGGCGCGAGGTCCCGAGCGAGCTCGAAGGCCACCTCCCCCTCCACCCGCGGCTGCAGCAGGGTGCCCATCGAGACCGGGGCCCCGTCGGCACCGTGGCTGACGTCCATGTCGCTGAGCAGGTAGCCGAAGTCCGGCTGGTCGACGCCGAGCTGGCGCTGCACGGCCTCCGACGTGGCGCCGATCTTGCGCCCCACGACCCTCGCTCCGACCGCCAGGCGGGCACCGACCAGTCCCTGCTGCACGGCGTACGCCGCCGGGAGGTCGTCGGTGCCGATCAGGTCGCGCACCGGGGCGCACGGCACGCGGGTCGCCTGGGCGTGCGCGAGCCGGTCCACGGCCGCCGCGATCGAGTCTCCGGAGGTCACGGCACCAGAGTAGAACCTGTTACAGTTTCGCGCCATGAGCACCCCCCTGCCCCCCGAGGTGGACGTCGTGGTCGTCGGCGCCGGCGGGGCCGGCATGACCGCCGCGCTGGCCGCCACGAAGCGCGGGCTGGAGACGGTGCTGGTCGAGCGGAGCGCCTACTTCGGCGGCTCGACCGCGCGTAGCGGCGGCGGGGTGTGGATGCCGGGCAACTACGCCCTCCGGCAGGCGGGCCAGGCGGACCCGCTCGAGGAGTCCAAGCGCTACCTCGACTGGATCGTGGGCGACGTGGTGCCGAAGGTCCGCCGCGACACCTACGTCGACCGCGGAGCCGAGGTCCTCGACTTCGTGCGCGAGCACACTCCCCTGCGCTTCACC includes the following:
- a CDS encoding 2-keto-4-pentenoate hydratase — translated: MTSGDSIAAAVDRLAHAQATRVPCAPVRDLIGTDDLPAAYAVQQGLVGARLAVGARVVGRKIGATSEAVQRQLGVDQPDFGYLLSDMDVSHGADGAPVSMGTLLQPRVEGEVAFELARDLAPEHEDEITLDLVRAAVGVALPALEIVDSRIADWDIGFTDTVADNASSGLFVVGRDGRSLEEIEPREVAMSLSINEEERSSGTGAACLGDPLEALRWLAVQAYRFGDPLRAGHLILSGALGPFVPFAPGDRVVATISGFAPLSVQFEE